One window from the genome of Pedobacter schmidteae encodes:
- a CDS encoding DNA polymerase III subunit gamma/tau: MENFIVSARKYRPATFETVVGQQHITGTLKNAIKNNQLAQAFLFCGPRGVGKTTCARILAKTINCTNLTPEQEACGTCESCVSFQTGHSFNFHELDAASNNSVDDIRSLIEQVRIPPQAGKYKIYIIDEVHMLSANAFNAFLKTLEEPPSYAIFILATTEKHKILPTILSRCQIFDFNRIQVDDISGHLNKIAQRENITVEADGLHIIAQKADGGLRDALSMFDQIVSYTNKNLTYKSVIDNLNILDYDYYFKLTQYLTATDVSNTLILFDEILNNGFDGNNFINGLASHLRNLLVAKDPQTTKLLEVSENIKQKYISQSQQTSVSFILTALNLANQCDLNYKNSKNQRLQVEMALIKMCHIPSVLQLASQPLTNATDADQIKKKTNVSSATAVVPTTTNQPVATAPVMPASVPQSAAPPQTQASPTIEIQNSAPAAKAVATPSASIPLPRKTPPPSGKIALNPSSANQQNKAAMLIPSLNGIEKGADGEDGDEPKYITGSDREPFTQEQLIFYWNQYVEIVKAANRINVYTLMSTSVPELGAQEEIIVPVEHRLQEDLLQEEMVDLMNFLRPRLKNFSVNITTKQVVKEVVNRLYTSIEKYQYLVEKNPKLEEMRRRFNLDVNS, translated from the coding sequence ATGGAAAATTTTATAGTATCAGCCCGTAAGTACCGCCCGGCAACGTTTGAAACCGTTGTTGGTCAGCAACACATTACAGGCACCTTAAAAAATGCTATAAAAAACAATCAACTGGCGCAGGCCTTTTTGTTTTGCGGACCAAGAGGTGTAGGTAAAACTACCTGCGCACGTATCCTTGCAAAAACCATCAACTGTACTAATTTAACTCCCGAACAGGAAGCCTGTGGCACCTGCGAGTCCTGTGTTTCTTTTCAAACCGGACACTCCTTTAACTTTCATGAACTCGATGCCGCGTCCAACAACTCAGTTGACGACATCAGGAGCCTGATTGAACAGGTACGTATACCACCACAGGCCGGAAAGTATAAAATCTATATCATTGATGAGGTGCACATGCTATCGGCAAATGCCTTCAACGCTTTTCTAAAAACGCTGGAAGAGCCACCATCCTATGCTATATTTATATTGGCCACCACCGAAAAGCATAAAATACTGCCTACCATATTGTCACGTTGCCAGATCTTCGACTTCAATCGGATTCAGGTAGATGACATCTCGGGTCATTTAAATAAAATCGCACAACGCGAAAACATAACGGTAGAAGCCGACGGATTACACATCATTGCCCAAAAAGCAGATGGTGGTTTAAGGGATGCGCTGTCTATGTTTGATCAGATTGTAAGTTACACCAATAAAAATTTAACTTATAAATCGGTAATCGACAACCTCAACATCCTGGATTATGATTACTATTTCAAACTGACCCAATACCTTACTGCCACAGATGTAAGCAATACCTTGATTTTGTTTGACGAGATATTGAACAATGGTTTTGATGGCAACAACTTTATCAACGGATTGGCCAGTCACCTGCGTAACTTACTGGTTGCGAAAGATCCCCAAACCACCAAATTGCTGGAAGTAAGTGAAAACATTAAGCAAAAGTACATCAGTCAGAGTCAGCAAACGTCGGTATCATTTATCCTTACCGCCCTCAACCTGGCCAACCAATGTGATCTAAACTACAAAAACAGTAAAAACCAGCGACTTCAAGTAGAGATGGCTTTAATTAAAATGTGCCACATTCCATCGGTACTTCAATTAGCCAGCCAACCTCTTACCAACGCAACTGACGCAGATCAGATTAAAAAAAAAACTAATGTAAGTTCTGCTACTGCTGTAGTTCCGACAACCACAAATCAACCTGTAGCTACTGCTCCGGTAATGCCTGCAAGCGTACCTCAAAGCGCTGCTCCGCCCCAAACACAGGCCTCACCGACAATCGAAATACAAAACAGCGCTCCGGCAGCAAAAGCTGTAGCTACCCCATCAGCCAGTATACCACTGCCAAGAAAAACACCACCACCTTCAGGTAAAATTGCCTTAAATCCCTCGTCAGCTAACCAGCAAAATAAAGCGGCAATGCTGATCCCTTCTTTAAACGGAATTGAAAAAGGTGCAGATGGAGAAGATGGTGATGAACCTAAGTACATTACGGGTAGTGATCGCGAACCTTTTACCCAGGAACAACTCATCTTTTATTGGAATCAATATGTAGAGATTGTAAAGGCAGCCAATCGCATTAATGTATATACCTTGATGAGCACCTCAGTTCCAGAGCTCGGTGCACAGGAAGAAATAATTGTACCGGTAGAGCATAGACTACAGGAAGACCTGCTTCAGGAAGAGATGGTCGATTTGATGAACTTTTTAAGACCACGTCTGAAGAACTTCAGCGTAAACATAACAACCAAACAGGTAGTTAAAGAAGTTGTAAACAGGTTATATACCAGCATTGAAAAGTATCAATACCTGGTAGAAAAAAATCCTAAACTGGAAGAAATGCGTAGAAGGTTTAATCTGGACGTAAACTCATAA
- a CDS encoding NADP-dependent isocitrate dehydrogenase gives MSDTSKIIYTKTDEAPMLATYSFLPIVQAFTASAGIDVESRDISLAGRILANFPEFLKEDQKIGDALTELGQLATTPEANIIKLPNISASIPQLAGAISELQSQGFAIPDYPENAQTDAEKAIKAKYAKVLGSAVNPVLREGNSDRRAPKAVKNYAKANPHSMGAWSADSKTKVASMSEGDFYGSEKSVTVADVTQFKIEFVAADGAVTELKGLTALKAGEVIDSSALSLSALRTFVAKEIAEAKAAGVLLSAHLKATMMKVSDPIIFGAIVEVYFADVFAKYADLFKELNIDTRNGLGDVYAKIAGNAKQAEVEAAIAQAIENGPALAMVNSDKGITNLHVPSDVIVDASMPAMIRTSGQMWNKEGKSQDTIALIPDRSYAGVYTATIDDCKAHGAFDVTTMGSVPNVGLMAQKAEEYGSHDKTFQATAAGTIRVTDADGKVFFDQKVEAGDIFRMCQTKDAPIQDWVKLAVNRARLSDTPAVFWLDEKRAHDREIIAKVNKYLPEHDTTGLDIRILSPVEATKFTLERIRKGLDTISVTGNVLRDYLTDLFPILELGTSAKMLSIVPLMNGGGLFETGAGGSAPKHIEQFIEEGYLRWDSLGEFLALAVSLEHLGQTQNNAKALVLAETLDVATEKFLANDKSPARKVGQIDNRGSHFYLASYWAEALAAQTKDAALQAKFAPLAKALTENEAKINAELIGAQGKPQNIGGYYNPNDELASAAMRPSETFNAALATL, from the coding sequence ATGTCAGACACATCAAAAATTATCTATACCAAAACAGATGAAGCGCCAATGTTGGCAACCTATTCATTTTTACCAATTGTACAAGCTTTTACTGCTTCAGCTGGTATCGATGTAGAGAGCAGGGATATTTCGTTAGCCGGACGGATTCTGGCAAACTTTCCGGAATTTTTAAAGGAAGATCAAAAGATTGGTGATGCTTTGACAGAACTAGGGCAGCTGGCCACGACACCGGAAGCCAATATTATCAAATTGCCTAATATTTCTGCATCTATACCACAGTTGGCTGGTGCAATTTCTGAGTTACAATCACAAGGTTTTGCCATTCCTGATTATCCGGAAAATGCACAGACGGATGCCGAAAAAGCGATCAAAGCAAAATATGCAAAGGTTTTAGGTTCGGCAGTTAACCCTGTTTTGCGTGAAGGTAATTCTGACCGTAGGGCACCTAAGGCAGTTAAGAATTATGCAAAAGCCAACCCGCATAGCATGGGCGCATGGTCTGCAGATTCTAAAACCAAGGTTGCAAGCATGAGCGAAGGCGACTTTTATGGCTCAGAGAAATCTGTAACTGTTGCCGATGTTACACAATTTAAAATAGAATTTGTTGCTGCCGATGGCGCAGTAACAGAACTGAAAGGCCTGACTGCTTTAAAAGCAGGCGAGGTGATTGACAGCTCTGCATTAAGCCTTTCAGCTTTAAGAACATTTGTTGCAAAAGAAATTGCAGAAGCTAAAGCAGCGGGCGTTTTATTGTCGGCGCACTTGAAAGCAACGATGATGAAGGTTTCAGACCCGATTATTTTTGGTGCAATTGTAGAGGTTTACTTTGCAGATGTTTTTGCAAAATATGCTGATTTATTTAAAGAATTGAATATTGATACGCGCAATGGTCTGGGCGATGTATATGCCAAAATTGCCGGTAATGCCAAACAAGCCGAGGTTGAAGCTGCAATAGCACAGGCTATTGAAAATGGACCAGCGCTGGCTATGGTTAATTCTGATAAAGGAATTACCAATCTTCATGTGCCATCTGATGTGATTGTTGATGCTTCTATGCCTGCAATGATCCGTACATCGGGACAAATGTGGAACAAAGAAGGCAAATCGCAGGATACTATTGCTTTGATTCCAGACCGTTCTTATGCTGGTGTATATACTGCAACTATTGACGATTGCAAAGCACATGGTGCGTTTGATGTAACTACTATGGGCTCTGTGCCGAATGTAGGCTTAATGGCCCAAAAAGCAGAAGAGTACGGATCTCACGATAAAACTTTCCAGGCCACTGCTGCAGGAACAATCCGCGTGACAGATGCTGATGGTAAAGTATTTTTTGATCAGAAAGTTGAGGCAGGCGATATTTTCCGTATGTGTCAGACTAAAGATGCGCCGATTCAGGACTGGGTTAAATTAGCCGTAAACAGAGCCCGTTTATCTGATACACCTGCGGTTTTCTGGTTAGATGAGAAAAGAGCACACGATAGAGAAATCATTGCAAAGGTGAACAAATACCTGCCTGAGCATGATACTACAGGACTTGATATCCGTATTTTATCACCGGTTGAAGCTACTAAGTTTACACTGGAAAGAATCCGCAAAGGTTTGGATACGATTTCTGTTACAGGTAACGTTTTGCGTGATTACCTGACTGATTTGTTTCCGATTCTGGAGCTGGGTACTTCAGCAAAAATGTTATCTATTGTTCCATTGATGAATGGTGGCGGTTTGTTTGAGACTGGTGCGGGAGGTTCGGCGCCTAAACATATCGAACAATTTATCGAAGAAGGTTATTTACGTTGGGATTCATTGGGTGAGTTCCTGGCGCTGGCTGTTTCTTTGGAGCATTTAGGTCAGACACAAAACAATGCGAAAGCATTGGTGTTGGCCGAGACACTGGATGTGGCTACTGAAAAATTCCTGGCTAATGATAAGTCGCCAGCACGTAAAGTGGGACAAATTGATAACCGCGGTTCTCATTTTTACCTGGCTTCGTATTGGGCGGAGGCTTTGGCTGCACAAACAAAGGATGCAGCCTTGCAAGCAAAATTTGCTCCTTTGGCTAAAGCTTTGACCGAAAATGAGGCAAAAATCAATGCTGAATTGATTGGTGCACAAGGTAAACCGCAAAATATTGGTGGTTATTATAATCCTAATGACGAACTGGCGTCTGCAGCAATGCGCCCTAGTGAGACATTTAATGCTGCTTTAGCTACTTTGTAG